The proteins below are encoded in one region of Pleuronectes platessa chromosome 12, fPlePla1.1, whole genome shotgun sequence:
- the LOC128453826 gene encoding homeobox protein vent1-like, producing MGKYFSVDWLAQSHSNTAPTEDTALTCRPHIPCVVQPRPPTFGKGYLQPKPKPSRPVEHMEPVDINRPLSSPVHSSNCSSPISEISGYSSGYDSEAASSECLSVDEGSEAEKDGPQRRMRTKFSQEQISKLEKIFNKHKYLDAGERVKTARKLNLTETQVRTWFQNRRMKLKREVQDYLAPQVSPVMFQSMPPAQYHCLAGQRPLYPPAGPAFYPLPPQMVLQQPMLQHPPPHHHLMINNPHFY from the exons ATGGGCAAATACTTTTCCGTGGACTGGCTGGCCCAGAGCCACAGCAACACGGCGCCCACCGAGGATACCGCGCTGACCTGCAGACCCCACATCCCCTGCGTGGTGCAGCCGCGTCCCCCGACTTTTGGCAAAGGATACCTCCAGCCAAAACCCAAACCATCCAGACCTGTGGAACATATGGAGCCAGTGGATATCAACAGGCCTCTGAGCTCACCCGTCCATTCATCAAACTGCTCCTCACCAA TTTCAGAAATCAGCGGCTACTCCTCGGGGTATGATAGCGAAGCAGCTTCTTCAGAGTGTCTCTCCGTGGATGAGGGGAGCGAGGCGGAGAAAGACGGACCTCAGCGCCGGATGCGCACAAAGTTCAGCCAGGAGCAGATCAGCAAACTGGAAAAGATCTTCAACAAGCACAAGTACCTGGACGctggagagagagtgaagaCTGCGCGGAAGCTGAACCTCACAGAAACTCAG GTACGGACGTGGTTTCAGAACAGGAGGATGAAGCTGAAGCGGGAGGTGCAGGACTACCTCGCTCCCCAAGTGTCACCGGTTATGTTCCAGTCAATGCCCCCGGCTCAGTACCACTGCCTGGCCGGACAGCGTCCCCTCTACCCCCCTGCCGGCCCCGCTTTCTACCCGCTCCCCCCTCAGATGGTCCTGCAGCAGCCGATGCTCCAACACCCCCCTCCTCATCACCACCTCATGATCAACAATCCCCATTTCTACTGA